In Longibacter salinarum, a single window of DNA contains:
- a CDS encoding T9SS type A sorting domain-containing protein, producing MWEKHVALVFGAMLVFLGLGTASKTFAQSGPTHHGRGSDTHIRHVTADLIRASDYSRVQAHIKRLRKQAVRPKTRLDTDTRTFRVRNILDQSEWADVEARRLASTPETNVWMEVAEANRFRRRGILGSVVQQIQTTLSYRTSVASLDSTLGVLSLLHRYFGHPPDVDRDGRVDILLLDIHDQFEETGAFVAGFFDPNDLTSNANSNRRDLLYIDTRPTILRDGSVDVSTATATIAHEYQHLVHANYEGREVETTFVNEGLSELAEIVCGFEPRSAGAYFADPVRPLFSWSYGNPLPDYARASLFLHYLAEQIGYEHVSDLVQTPNRHGERAVRAVLQQTNAGRFEEVFEDWGQATLLAAPDSRVGYRHPDRVAVGKGAPGVEIRTLPELRNGELGAWSHGRFDVPLVRDATVHIRSQAAVQLHGQVVHPSGRSRSVQMQSGQKIRVDDGGQATLQVLVSNVESGPDSSMPRVQVVFNGRRSLTQTTLRHDDGVADAFGLGARYLLLERAHEQAGLKFDPLTEFWMRSIDLDVVFLSEIEGSGISNQTPKRLEVEIRSVEDGLPGARVAGPETFEITREEGQIGSVTVSLGRFYDQLSQMNEPVYVLIGSGLDSNPVAIALDNSPSDAKVRGVHHRGGWRPMAHVRVDGQSLEGYRPMIRANVAWPNRRDAFSRLNIQPVYHGDHIWVSVSSDVEMKPETSRIVAQMPSGRYLQALTPIPMDSLEADVREAVPPNAGAIFNFPVETGGPYVLHARVETVDYGILKTGVRWQGPDLSSAEVRSPYPNPTRQSATLPIVLREPADVRVSLFDVLGRRVRKHPSRRTNVGSFALPIDLRSLASGMYFVRVTMRRLRDGHTTRDVRKVVLIR from the coding sequence ATGTGGGAAAAGCACGTCGCCCTGGTTTTCGGCGCCATGCTCGTCTTTCTGGGATTAGGTACCGCGAGCAAAACGTTCGCTCAGAGCGGGCCAACGCATCACGGTCGTGGAAGTGACACGCATATTCGGCACGTCACAGCGGACCTCATTCGCGCATCGGATTACAGCCGGGTTCAGGCGCACATCAAGCGTCTACGCAAGCAAGCCGTTCGTCCCAAGACTCGTCTTGATACAGATACTCGCACCTTTCGCGTCCGAAATATACTCGATCAGTCGGAGTGGGCGGATGTCGAGGCCCGGCGACTCGCTTCGACGCCGGAGACAAATGTATGGATGGAGGTGGCCGAGGCCAATCGCTTCCGGCGACGGGGCATACTCGGTTCGGTGGTGCAGCAGATTCAAACTACGTTGAGCTATCGGACCTCGGTAGCGTCCCTCGACTCGACGCTTGGGGTTCTGTCGTTGCTCCATCGGTATTTCGGTCACCCACCCGACGTGGATCGGGATGGTCGCGTCGACATCCTCCTGCTAGACATTCACGATCAGTTTGAGGAAACCGGGGCTTTCGTAGCGGGCTTTTTCGACCCCAATGACCTCACTTCTAACGCGAACTCAAATCGCCGCGATCTGCTCTATATCGACACGCGCCCGACGATACTCCGCGACGGATCTGTTGATGTATCGACCGCGACAGCAACCATAGCGCACGAATATCAGCACCTCGTCCACGCCAACTACGAGGGCCGAGAGGTGGAAACGACCTTCGTCAACGAGGGGCTATCTGAGCTAGCAGAGATCGTCTGTGGCTTCGAGCCCCGATCTGCCGGCGCATACTTCGCGGATCCAGTCCGGCCGCTATTTAGCTGGTCGTACGGAAATCCGCTACCGGACTATGCGCGTGCGAGTCTCTTCCTGCATTACCTCGCCGAACAGATCGGGTATGAGCATGTCTCTGATCTCGTGCAGACGCCTAACCGTCACGGTGAGAGGGCGGTCCGCGCCGTTCTGCAGCAAACGAATGCGGGACGCTTCGAAGAGGTGTTCGAGGATTGGGGCCAGGCCACCCTGCTTGCGGCACCCGACTCGCGAGTTGGATATCGGCATCCCGATCGAGTAGCGGTAGGAAAGGGTGCACCCGGTGTGGAAATACGAACCCTGCCGGAACTTAGAAACGGCGAGCTCGGGGCATGGAGTCACGGTCGATTCGACGTGCCGCTGGTTCGCGACGCAACCGTCCATATTCGAAGTCAGGCTGCCGTTCAACTACATGGTCAAGTGGTGCATCCATCCGGCCGATCGAGGTCGGTTCAGATGCAGTCAGGGCAGAAGATACGGGTTGATGATGGCGGACAAGCGACTCTGCAGGTTCTGGTCTCTAACGTAGAATCGGGACCTGATTCTTCGATGCCCCGGGTACAGGTCGTATTCAACGGCCGTCGTAGCCTAACGCAGACTACGCTTCGACATGACGACGGGGTGGCGGATGCGTTTGGACTCGGTGCCCGATATCTGCTCCTGGAGCGCGCACACGAGCAGGCCGGATTGAAGTTTGACCCGCTAACCGAGTTCTGGATGCGATCAATCGATCTGGACGTGGTTTTTCTCAGCGAGATCGAAGGCTCTGGAATCTCGAATCAAACCCCCAAACGTCTGGAGGTCGAAATTCGAAGCGTAGAGGATGGGCTTCCCGGCGCACGTGTCGCCGGACCCGAAACATTTGAGATCACCCGAGAGGAAGGTCAGATCGGGAGTGTGACTGTGTCGTTGGGACGTTTTTATGACCAGCTCTCTCAAATGAATGAACCGGTCTATGTCCTCATTGGCTCCGGCCTCGATTCCAATCCAGTCGCGATCGCGCTCGACAACAGCCCGTCTGACGCGAAGGTGCGGGGCGTTCACCATAGGGGGGGATGGCGTCCAATGGCACATGTTCGCGTGGACGGTCAGTCGCTGGAAGGGTACCGGCCGATGATCCGAGCAAATGTCGCCTGGCCCAATCGCCGTGACGCCTTCAGTCGACTAAACATTCAGCCCGTGTATCACGGAGATCACATCTGGGTGAGTGTCTCGTCCGATGTAGAGATGAAGCCGGAAACATCCAGAATCGTGGCGCAGATGCCGTCCGGACGGTATCTGCAGGCGCTTACGCCGATTCCGATGGACAGTCTGGAGGCTGACGTCAGAGAGGCGGTGCCTCCAAACGCCGGGGCGATATTCAACTTCCCCGTCGAAACCGGCGGTCCATATGTGCTGCACGCACGCGTCGAGACGGTGGATTACGGTATTCTAAAGACGGGTGTACGCTGGCAGGGGCCCGATCTGTCGTCTGCAGAGGTACGCTCGCCCTATCCAAATCCGACCCGTCAGTCGGCTACCCTTCCGATCGTTCTTCGCGAGCCGGCTGATGTACGCGTGAGCCTTTTTGATGTGCTCGGACGCCGAGTGCGCAAACATCCTTCGCGACGCACGAATGTCGGATCCTTTGCTCTTCCCATTGACCTGCGTTCACTCGCATCTGGAATGTACTTCGTCCGCGTCACGATGCGGCGGCTGCGAGATGGGCACACGACTCGGGACGTCCGAAAGGTCGTCCTCATTCGATGA